Part of the Shewanella eurypsychrophilus genome is shown below.
ACTTTCCTCTGTACTGAAGCTACTTAGAAAGTCAAATTGAGGAATATCGGTTTCAGGTTTTTGGCTTGATACAGATTGGCCATTAAGTTTAAAGCGTGATGAATAATCTTGGCCTGAAAAGAGTCTAACAGCCTTTGCTCTGTGTCTTGGTAACATAGACTGTTGCCACGTCATATGCAGAAGACTTTTATTGCCTTTTTCTCGAGACAATTTGTTGATCAGATCAGTGAATTGATTTTGGTTAGTGCCTAATAGGACTGCGGGTCCATAAGGCACACCATACTGCTCGCTTGCTGCTGCAATATTAACAGGAATATGTGAAGGGTGATCCATCTGGGCTGATTTGAGTTGCTCGTTACACATATCCGCATTGGTTACCCAATCATGGGATGAACAGCCCTCTAAACTAAGGCTTGCTCCTGTGATGTTAGTACTGAAAATGGGTGAAATTAGGTCAACCAACTTCTTTGGCTGTTTGATAGAAACATGCTCAGGTACAGCTTCTTGAGACTGACTGTTGTTTCGTTCGAACAGGTAAACTTCTACCTCAAACCAACGCTCATCTTGTGCGTACGCTTGAGAAGCAGACACTAAGCCTGCAATCACTAAAAGAGTTTGTCTTAACACATTATTCTCCAAGACGATGTTGTGATAATTGCCCCAGGAGCAATTTTACCAATGCCAGTCTGTCCGTATGTGACTCGGCTGGGATCAGGAATTTTAACTTACTCGGGCCATCCATTCGATAGTTTTGTGGCTGACTTTGAAGTAAACCAATGATAAACCCTGGATCGACGCAATGATCATCATTAAATTCTAAACTGCCGCCTTTAGCATGCATCTCGAGCTTTTTGATCCCTAATACCGTCGCTTGATGTTTATATAAGGTGAGCTCCATCAGGTTCTTTGTTGCACTAGGCAGCATGCCGAAACGATCGATAAGTTCAACTTTAAGTTCATCCAGTGCTTGCTCTGAGTCACAATTTGCAATGCGCTTATACAGAGAAAGACGAATGTTAACATCATGGACAAAGTCATCAGGTAACAGCGCAGGAATACGTAAATCGATTTCACACTGATGCCTCAGCATCTGACCTAAAGATGGCTCCTTACCTTCTTTCAAAGATTTAACGGCATCTTCAAGCATCTCCATGTAAAGGGTAAAACCTATTTTGGAGATATGTCCTGACTGTTCGTCGCCTAAGAGCTCACCGGCGCCACGAATTTCAAGATCTTGTGTTGCAAGCATAAAGCCAGCGCCTAAATCTTCCAAGGCGCCAATGGCTTCTAATCGTTTACGCGCATCGGCCGTCATACGTTTAGGATGCGGTGTCATCATATAGGCATAAGCCTGATGATGAGAGCGACCGACTCGTCCCCTGAGTTGGTGAAGCTGAGCAAGACCAAAATGATCGGCTCGCTCTATGACGATCGTGTTGGCTGATGGTACGTCGATACCAGTTTCGATGATCGTAGTACACACAAGTACGTTGAACTTTTGATGATAGAAGTCAGACATGACTTTTTCTAACTCACGTTCTCGCATTTGACCATGGGCGGTTACGACACGAGCTTCAGGAAGAAGCTCACTGATCTCATTGGCGCGTTTTTCAATTGTTTCTACTGAGTTATGCAGGAAGTATACCTGGCCACCACGGAGAATTTCACGCAGAAGTGCTTCTCTGATCGTACTGAGATCATATTCTCTGATAAAGGTTTTAACAGCAAGTCGCTTTGCTGGCGGCGTGGCGATAATTGACAAGTCACGCATGCCTGACATCGCCATATTCAAGGTTCTTGGGATCGGTGTTGCTGTTAAGGTCAAGATATCTACGTTAGCCCGTAAAGTCTTAATTTTTTCCTTCTGTCGAACCCCGAATCTATGCTCCTCATCGATGATCAACAAGCCTAAGTTATCAAACTCACCTTCTGAATGGAGTAGTTTATGGGTGCCAATGATGATATCGACTTTACCGTCACTGAGTTCACCCATGACGATTTTTTGCTCTTTAGCCGTTTTGAAGCGAGAGACCACCTCTACTTTCACTGGCCAATCGGCGAATCTGTCCTTGAAGTTTTCATAGTGTTGCTGAGCAAGCAATGTTGTAGGCACTAAAATAGCGACTTGCTTGCCATCGTTAACGGCGACAAATGCCGCTCGCATGGCGACCTCTGTCTTACCAAAACCAACATCACCGCAGACGAGTCTATCCATAGCTATGGGTGAGCACATGTCAGTGATGACTGCATTGATAGACGTTTCTTGGTCGACGGTTTCTTCAAACGGAAAGCTATTGGAAAATTGTGCATATTCCTGTTCATCGATCTTACAGGCCTCACCGGGGCGAGCTTGCCTTCGAGCGTAAACATCGAGTAGCTCGACAGCCACATCACGGATTTTTTCAACGGCTTTTTTCTTTGCTTTTGCCCAGGTTTCATTACCGAGTTTATTTAGATTTGCTTCTTCGTCGGGACCCACACTGTAGCGGCTAATAAGGTGCAGTGATGATACGGGTACATAAAGCTTATCACCTCCGGAATACTCTAACTTGAGATACTCGGCGATAAGACCGCCAGTATCCAGCGTCTCTAAGCCCTGATATTTAGCGACACCGTGGTCTAGATGAACGATAGGTTGGCCAACTTTCAATTCAGCCAAGTTCTTCACTAAAGCATCACTGCTGATCTGTTTTTGTTTGTCACGTCGACGCTTCTGAGAGATGCGGTGACCGAAAAGTTCTGTTTCACAAACCAGGCTAAACTTCCCGCCGCGGGCTTTGTCTATGATACAACCGTTGGATAACGGCGAGACAATAAGACCAAAGCGGGCTTTTGATGCGATATAATCATCTAGTGAGTCAAACCGCTTCGGTTTGATATCGACCTTGCTTAGCAGCTCTAATAATGCCTCTCGTCGGCCTTCAGACTCGGCACTGAATAGAATGCTTACGTCACCTTGGGCATAATCCGCTAGTAAGCTCAGAGGCTGTTTCAGTTTGTGGTTGGCGGTTAATTCTGGCAATTTTTCTATTTTGGCTTGATGACCACTCTCTTCACCAGTTCCTACCTTAAGTAAGTACCTTGGCAGGGTCTTAAACTGAGAAAAAAGCTGCTCGGTGAGTAGATATAACTCTTTTGGTTCAAGCAAAGGGCGTAAAGGGTCGACGCGCCTGTCTTCGAATCTGAGGCCAACTTCAGCTAAGTGAGCGTTAGAGGCAGCTTCTAAATCGCCAATATTGACCAGCTGAGTATTTTCAGGCAGATAATCGAACAGCGTTGCTGTTTCATCGAAGAAGAGCGGTAGGTAGCTTTCTATCCCTGCTGGCAGGATTTTACGGCTAACCATTTGGTAAACAGATTCAGGTTCTTTAACTAATACTTCGAAGCGACGACGGTATCTCTGCCTAAATCCTTCAATGGCGGCATCATCTGTTGGAAACTCTTTTGCTGGCAGTAATCTTATTGAATCTATTTCACCACTTGAGCGTTGAGTTTCAGGATCGAAATGCCGAATGGATTCGACTTCATCATCGAAAAGCTCAATTCGAAATGGTTGGTTAGAGCCCATGGGAAACAGGTCGATGATTGAACCTCTGACTGCAAACTCACCATGCTCATAGACCTGCTCAACCAGATGATAACCAGTGCTGACCAGTTGCTGCTTTACATCTTGTAGGCAGTAATTATCCCCCTTCGCCAGTATGAGTACGTTACCGGTTAAGAATGACTTCGGCGACAAACGTACCATCAAGGTGCTTAAGGGAACGATAACAAGCCCCTGCTTAGCACTGGGTAGACGAGATAACGTTTCGAGTCGCTGTGAGACTAAATCTTGATGCGGCGAGAAGTTATCATAGGGCAGTGTCTCACGGTCTGGGAATAGCCAGACAGGGAAGGATTTTCCTGCTAACAGGTAATGTAACTCAGATTCGAGTAAAAGCGCCGTAGGCGTATCATGGGTTACAGCAACAGTGATCCCTTCATGCCTTTGGACTAAATTCGCCAAGGTGATGGCTTGTGATGCACCGCCTAAGGTATAAAGCGATTGAGATTTTGATGCACTTTTAACTGGTGGTGGCGTCAGTATTGAGAAAGCTTTCATTCAGATATAGTAAAGAGTCGCGTCAAAGATGCCTGATATTGTAGAGGCTTACAGGCACCAGTGCTAGAGAAAAATCAGCGAGGCGCTTTTGCCTGTTTACGTAACTTTAATTGTTTCTGCTGCACGCTCAAACTGGCTTTAACTAGCTGTTCTACATCCGTATCAAGGATTTGAGTAAACTCAAGCACATGGTTGAATTGGGTATGTGAAGGATGAAGCTCCGAAGTTATCGATTCAGAAGCTGTGACTGTAGCAAAACATATTAGCGCGACTAATTCTTCTTTGATGTGCAGAGAAACTTTAAATTGTGCTCCAATATTGAGGGCGCTATCGCTAATGATGCTAATACCACTGCCACCAAAGTGCGTACCGGAAAAACGTTCACCTTCATGTTCTTCTTGTTCTAAAACATGCTGCAGTACTATGTCTATTTTACGTGACTGTAGTTTGAGGTAATCGACTACACTTTTAGCGTCATCATCTAAATGTCTGAGCTGAATCAAGCAGTCTGCTTCCAGACTTTTTACTTGACTGATCAGCAATAAACCAGCGGGTAACATGGCGCGTAGTTCATCTTCTGTGGGTAATGGTTCATCTTTTGGCCAAGAAGAAAGATAGGCACTAAAGCCATGCTTAATACTAAAATAGGGAGTTGATTCAGTGAACAAGGGATTTCCTCTTGTTTTTATATAGCTAATACCCCTATTATCGTGCGCATCTTAATGATTTAGCAAGGCTGATTAATTATTGGGCCTGTAGGAAACTATGAATCTGGCGTTATCTTCACATATTGGCTTTCGTTATTGGCGTGCAAGAAAGGCTAATGGCTTTGCCTCTTTTATTACCTTTTTTGCCGTTTCGGGGATCTTACTTGGCGTTGCAGCATTAATTATAGTGAGCTCTGTGATGAATGGCCTAGAAGGTCAATTAAAGCAGAGGATTTTAGGTGCGATCCCTCAGTTAACTGTTCATTCTGCCACTCCTCTTGATGATTGGCAGTCAGAAGTCGAGGCATTAAAAACCTTAAAAGGCGTGCAGGGAGCAACCCCCAGCATTTCAACTCAGGCTATGGTTCAATCTCATTCCAATATCAGTGCTATTGAGCTATACGGGATTTATCCTAGTTATGAGCATGCACTGCTTAAAACCATGCAGCGAAGTTTTAATGGCAGTTTCGAACAGCTTGAATCGGGTAAGTACCGAGTGGTCTTAGGCTCTGAGCTGGCTAGAAGGTTAGATGTCTCTGTAGGCGAACGTGTGCGTTTACTCAGTGGAGAAGGCGTGGTGTATTCGCCATTAGGGCCGGTACCGAGTCAACGAAAATTTGTCGTGGCTGGTGTGTTTGAGATGGGCTCCCAAGTTGATGCAAATCTGGCTTACATACATTTCGAAGACGCACAAAGATTGATGAGACAAACTCCAGGTGAGATAAAGCAGCTGCGTTTATATCTGCAAGACCCTTTTAATGCTGCCAAATTACGACCCGATGTTGTTTTGTTGTTTAAGGCTAAACAAATAGATGTGACAACGACGGATTGGCGTGAGTCCTATGGTCATCTTTTTGGTGCCGTGAAAATGGAAAAAAACATGATGTCATTGATGCTGAGTCTTATTATTGCAGTGGCAGCATTTAACATAGTATCGGCGCTTGTCATGATGGTCGTTGATAAAACTGCCGATGTTGCTGTGTTAAAAACACAAGGGCTTAGCACATTCGATGTGATGGGGATCTTCATGATCCAAGGCTCCTTAAACGCCATCATTGGACTCATTTGTGGTTTAGCTATTGGGATTGGGCTGACATTAAACCTTAATAGCATTCTTAACAGCTTAGGGGTTTCTATTTTGGGTGCAGGTCAGTCTTTACCTGTCGAGTTGGTGTGGGGACAGATGGGATGGATTGTTATTGGTACATTGGCTATTTCTTTTATGGCTACTGTATATCCCGCACTAAGGGCCGCAGCGGTTCAACCTGCAACGGCGTTGAGATACGAATAACTCACTTAAGTGGCAGTTTATTAAGGCAGCATCCTATTAAGATAATATTGCCTTTAGTCATGATTAAACGTCTAACTCGGTTTAATTCTCGGCTTAGGGATTTGAAAAGATAAACTCGTTCATATGATTTTATCGAGATAAATCATATCGAATAAATAAAGAGTGACAGAATATGCAAGAGCGATTGCTAACAGTAAAAAATGTCAGTAAAAGGTATACCGAAGGAAGCGTCGATACCCAAGTATTGAACGCAGTAAATCTAGATGTTTTTAAGGGAGAACAACTGGCTATTGTTGGAACATCTGGATCAGGAAAGAGTACCTTACTGCACATCATGGGAACCTTAGATAGGCCTAGTAGTGGTCAAGTGACATTACTAGGTGAAGATCTTTATGAACTGACAAGTAAACGCCAGTCACAGATCCGCAATCAAGATTTAGGCTTTATTTATCAATTTCATCATCTATTGCCTGAGTTTACAGCCCTGGAAAATGTCGCTATGCCGGCGTTAATTCAAGGTGTTAATCGTGAACTCGCTCATCAAGAGGCTAGAACCTTGCTCGAACGTGTCGGACTTGGACATAGGTTGTCACATGCCCCTTCAGAGATGTCTGGTGGTGAGCGGCAGCGAACAGCGATTGCTAGAGCACTGATCAATAAACCCAAGTTAGTACTCGCTGACGAGCCAACCGGTAATCTTGATGCCAGCAGTGGTGAGGCAGTTTATGAGCTCATTCAAGAGCTCGCGACTCAATTTGGAACCGCATTTGTTGTGGTGACCCATGATACAAAGCTCGCAGCCAGAATGGATAGACAACTGCAAATGAAAGATGGTTTCTTACTGAGTCCTGATGAAGACAAGTTTAAGAGTGAGGCTTCATGAGTCAGTTGCTGTCTATTTGGGTCGGTTGGCGTTTCTATTTAGCAAGGCAATCCAATAGTTTTATTAGTTTTATCTCCTTTGCTTCCACAGCGGGTATCGCTCTGGGTGTTGCGGTCTTAATTGTGGTGCTGTCGGCCATGAATGGCTTTGAACGTGAATTAGAAGAGCGCTTACTTGGGGTTGTCGCTCATGCAGAACTCAGTGGTGTTAACGCCCCAGTGCAGAACTGGCAAGGCATAGCTGATGATGCAGCAAAAATTCCAGGGATCATCGCTGCAGCGCCGTTTATACGACTCCAAGGTTTAGTGCAAAAGCCGGGTGGTTTTCAAGGCTTGTCAGTTTTGGGTATCGATACAGAGCAAGAGCAAAAAGTATCGATTATTTCAAAATTTATGTCCAGCTCGGCCTGGACGAAATTGTCAGAGAGTAATCAAAATAATATTGTTCTCGGGAAAGGGCTTGCTGAAGCATTAGGCATCGATGTCGGCGACTCCTTGAGCTTATACATGCCCGATATACAAGCTGCAAATAGCAACACTTCACGCATAGGAACAGCGAAAAGCTATCGATTTGTCGTGGCGGGTGTATTCGAGCTCGGTGGGGAATTGGACCTGTCGACGGCATACGTGCCTATGGAGTACGCTGCGTCTATTCTGAAAATGGAAGAGGGCGTGTCGGGTGTTAGAGTTAAAGTTGATAAAGTCTTTGAAGCACCAAGATTAATCAGAGAATTAGGTTATAGCCAACAGCAGTATTTATACTTGAGTGATTGGACACGTACTCAAGGGAACCTTTATCAGGATATACAGCTGGTCAGGGTTGTGATGTATTTAGTTTTAGCGCTAGTGATTGCTGTTGCCTGTTTCAATATCGTATCAACGTTAGTGATGGCTGTTCGTGATAAACAGTCTGAAATAGCAATCTTACTCACCATGGGGATGAAACGAGCCTCCATTATGATGATTTTTATCGTGCAAGGCGCACTCAATGGATTATTGGGTTGCCTGCTTGGTGGGGTTTTTGGCGTGTTAGTGGCCGAGAATTTGAGTAAAATCGCCTCGTCAATTGAGAGTTTACTCGGCATTAAATTTCTATCCGCGGATGTTTATTTTATCGATTTTCTCCCTTCACAGCTCAATATGGCAGATGTTTTTACTGTACTGATATTAGCCTTTGTAATGAGTCTGCTTTCGACCATCTATCCCGCCTGGAAGGCGAGTAAGACTCAACCTGCGATGGCGCTTGCCGGAAGGTAATTGTTACGCGAGAGAACGGCTATAGTCATATTAGGCGCGCCAATTTATTCGTAGCTAAGCCGTTTTCTATGATTGAGGAGTAACGGGCTGGTTAATCGAGGCACCGACCACATATGGTCGGTTTTGCTTGAGCCGCTAATATTGACCCTTGTCACTAATGCTGGTTACGACTCTTCCATTTAAACAAAATTGAATACTTCCACAGTGCCTTTATCAACAGATAACCACAAACAGCAAAAATAGTCCCCAATACTAAACAACCCAATAAAAAGGGTGGGCCTATGGTGAATACAGAAGCTTCAACCCATTGCCAAGTGGCTTCGAAGGCGAACTCTTGTGGTGGGTGACTGAGAATTTTTGCCCCTAGCATATAAGCTGCGTAAAACATAAATGGCATAGTGATGGGATTGGTTATCCACACTAATGCTACCGCCAGAGGCAGATTACAGTTAAACACAATGGCTAAGGCGGCGGCTAAGACCATTTGAAATGGCATTGGCATCCAAGCAACAAAGAGTCCAACGGCGAATGCCGCAGGGGCTGAGCGACGATTCAAGGTCCATAAATTCGCTTTATGAAGTAACTTCCCAAACATCTGTAAATGTTTATGGTTTCGTAGTGTTTCAGGTTTAGGCATAAACCTTTCAATGATTTTTTTTGGCATAGATTGCAATTACTGTCTTAACTTATTCAGTATGAATCGATTTATGATTGGTTTCAGCGTTACCATTATATCCACTCTGCTGTGGCCATTGTTACCAACAGCATCACTTTATATCACCTCAGTAGTGGTCGGCTTACTAGTGCTAAAACGCGCTCCAATTATAGCTGGAACGCTACTCGCTGTTGGGTGGGTATCTATTTTTGTCCAACTCTTATTGTTTGTTGAACCACCGAACAGAGCACAAAATATAATCGTGAGGGGCGAAATCATATCACTAGTTCGCTCAAACAGCGACTGGGTTAGTATGGATATTCGCCTGTTGAAATTAAAAAATGTTAATTTGTTGCCAAAAGCACTCAGGGTGACGTGGCAGCATGCACCTAAGGTAACGGTAGGTGAACAGTGGGAATGGGTTATTCAGCCCAAACCCATTACGAGTGTATTAAACCAAGGTGGTTATAACCAGCAACGCAGTTTACTCAGCAAGCATATCGTCATGAAAGGCCGAGTCATATCTGGTTCTTTGATAGGCCATGTTGATACACCTAGAAGCCAAATTATTACTCGCTTAACGCCTTTAATGATGCAGTTGGATCATGGTGACTTGATCTTAGCGGTTTTAGTTGGCGATAAAAGCTTGATCAATGAGCTGAGGTGGGCTGCATTACGGGTGACGGGAACGGGTCATTTGATTGCAATATCTGGCCTGCATTTGACCGTTGTTGCAAGTTGGGTATTTATTTTATCTCAAGTTATTCTCAGTCGTTACCTTGTCTGTGTCAGCCGAAGAAACTTATTGATAGCAGGTTTTTTATCGGCACTATCTGCCGGTGCTTATGCATATCTTGCGGGCTTTGCACTACCGACTCAACGTGCACTAATCATGTTATTGCTACTGCTTTTACTTGCTGCAGTTAAGCGTTACTCATCACCCTGGGAGCGCTTGCTTTATGCACTGTTTCTCATTCTCTTATTGGACCCTCTTAGCAGTTTAAGCGCGAGTTTTTGGCTGTCATTTTCAGCGTTAGGGATCATCCTACTGACTATCAGTCAACAGAATAAGCAGACATCAGAACTCAGAGAACTCGGGATCATTAACAGACGTCACACCCATAAAATGGCACTTTTTTGGTCGATACAATGGCGTTTAAGCCTTGGGCTTGGCATTTTACAGGCAATACTGTTTGGTGGGATTTCTGCCTATGGCTTACTGTTTAACCTTATTTTGGTTCCTTGGTTTAGCTTAATTGTGATCCCCTTGGCTATGGTGAGCTTTGGGCTATGGATGCTCGCAGGGCTGATTAGCGTCGATATTCATCCTATTTTTTACCTTGTTGATATGAGTCTATTGCCTATGAGTCTTGGGTTTGAACTGGTTGACACGCTACCGAGTGCTTGGATACGAGTATCAAGTCATATGATAGCGTGTTTAGGATTCTTCTTGCTCGGAGTATGGTTAGCACTCAAAGGGACGCTTGTTAGGTGGAGACTGGTATCCTTGACCCTATCGTTACCATTAATTATTACCCTAATAAATGAGCAGCTGAGTCTATCCGCTAGCGAATGGAGACTGCATTTGTTGGATGTCGGTCAGGGGTTAAGCGTCGTCATAGAAAAATCGGGTCATGGTTTGATTTATGATACGGGAGCGGCCTATGGCAGCGACTTTACCTATGCCGAGCGGGTTATTTTGCCTTTTCTTCACAGTAAGGGAATAAACCGCATTGATTATCTGGTGATCAGTCACAGTGATAACGATCATGCTGGTGGGGCTAAAGTGATTCTTCAACATTTTGAGCAGACGACCCTGATTAGTGACTTACCCTATGTGTTTAAATCTAGGGAAGAGATACATCAGTCTGGAACATTTGGGCTGAATAAGCACTCTGAGGATATTTATCGTCACTCACTACTTAATTGCCGTCCTAAGCGGTTAGATTGGCAAGGACTAACGCTTGAAATATTAGCACCTCTGCAAGCGAGCAAAGGAAACAATGGCTCTTGCGTGTTGAAAGTGTCTGATGGAGAGCATCAAGTGCTATTAACTGGGGATATAGAACATAAAGCTGAATATTTATTGTTACAGCAATCAATAAACCTCTCTAGTGATGTGTTAATTGCACCTCATCACGGCAGCCGTACGTCATCAACTCAAGCCTTTATAAATACAGTATCGCCTAGCTTAGTACTTATACCCGCTGGCTTTAATAATCGATATGGTTTGCCTAAACACGATGTTGTTGAACGCTACATTGCTAGCGGGGCTGAAGTGATAACCACAGGAAAGGAGGGGCAGGTTAGTATAGTTTTTCGGCACGATAAACGTCTTATTACAACTTACCGCTCCGATTTAGCGCCTTTTTGGTACAACAGCTTGTTTAGGTTTGGTGAGTTGAAAAATACAGAGTAGAATGCATTTTTTGAATTATGAATAGACCCGTTAATGTCAAACTCTTCAAATCAAGAATCAAAGAATGAAGTCTGGAGCGTTTTTAAACGCCTGATGGGTTATATAAAGCCATTGAAAGTAGTGTTTGCTTTTGCTGTTTTGGGCCTAGTGATGTACGCCGCAGTTGATGCAACATTTATTGCTGTGATTAAACCCTTTATCGATGGTGGTTTTGGTGGCCAGGCCGGTGAAGTGACTTCAGCTGTGGGTGTCGGTGGTGTCGATCTAGGGACCAGTGAAGGTTTTGGTGCATCCAGTGATGTGCTCATGCTAGCACCTATTGTTGTTATTGTATTATTTAGCCTTAGAGGCTTAGCCAACTTCTTATCGACCTATTGTATCTCATACATGAGTGCGCGTTTGATCATGGATATGCGCCAAGAGGTATTCGAACATTATCTGACACTTCCTGTCAGCTATATCGACAGAGAAAACTCAGGTAACCTTATTTCCCGTGTGACCTATGACACTGAACAGATTGCCAGAGCAACCGGTAGTGCACTGATCAGCATAGTCAGAGACAGTATTACTGTGGTCGGCATGTTGGCTATCATGTTCTTTTACTCCTGGAAGCTATCTCTTTGTATTTTGGTCATAGGTCCCATCATAGGTTTGATCATCTCTATCGTCAGCAAGCGATTTCGCAAGGTCTCTAAGCGAATTCAAACCGCAATGGGTGGAGTGACTGCTGCAACAGAGCAGATGATTAAAGGGCACAAGAATGTTTTGGCTTTCGGCGGGCAAGAAACCGAATCTCACCGTTTTGCTGTAGTGAATGAACAAAATCGTTACCAGAATATGAAGTTGGCAATGGCACAATCAATAAGCCAACCGCTTGTAATGGTGATTGGTTCCTTTGCATTGGCTTTCGTTCTTTATGCTGCAAGTTTTGAGGGAATGCAAGAGGAGCTGACTGCAGGTACGTTTGCGACAATTCTTGGCGCTATGCTCGCAATGTTGCAGCCGATTAAAAATTTGACCAGAGTGAACGCTGAGTTTCAACGCGGTATTGCTGCCTGTACCACCATTTTTGAGCTATTAGATACTCAGCCCGAAGTTGATACTGGCCAGTATACGGTGGATAGAGTGAAAGGTAATTTGAGCTTTAATCAGGTGAACTTCCGCTACCCTGATCAAGAGAGGCTTGCCTTAGAGCAGATTGACTTTACCGTTAAACAAGGCCAG
Proteins encoded:
- a CDS encoding peptidoglycan binding protein CsiV, which produces MLRQTLLVIAGLVSASQAYAQDERWFEVEVYLFERNNSQSQEAVPEHVSIKQPKKLVDLISPIFSTNITGASLSLEGCSSHDWVTNADMCNEQLKSAQMDHPSHIPVNIAAASEQYGVPYGPAVLLGTNQNQFTDLINKLSREKGNKSLLHMTWQQSMLPRHRAKAVRLFSGQDYSSRFKLNGQSVSSQKPETDIPQFDFLSSFSTEESKPVWKLDGSLNIYLDHYLYVETALNLREEGTKKLAVMRGHNPFKYSEADLSTPFLYAIPMKQNRRVRSDEIHYFDHPKMGMVLQIRKMQQPIDREKVPATEPL
- the mfd gene encoding transcription-repair coupling factor; protein product: MKAFSILTPPPVKSASKSQSLYTLGGASQAITLANLVQRHEGITVAVTHDTPTALLLESELHYLLAGKSFPVWLFPDRETLPYDNFSPHQDLVSQRLETLSRLPSAKQGLVIVPLSTLMVRLSPKSFLTGNVLILAKGDNYCLQDVKQQLVSTGYHLVEQVYEHGEFAVRGSIIDLFPMGSNQPFRIELFDDEVESIRHFDPETQRSSGEIDSIRLLPAKEFPTDDAAIEGFRQRYRRRFEVLVKEPESVYQMVSRKILPAGIESYLPLFFDETATLFDYLPENTQLVNIGDLEAASNAHLAEVGLRFEDRRVDPLRPLLEPKELYLLTEQLFSQFKTLPRYLLKVGTGEESGHQAKIEKLPELTANHKLKQPLSLLADYAQGDVSILFSAESEGRREALLELLSKVDIKPKRFDSLDDYIASKARFGLIVSPLSNGCIIDKARGGKFSLVCETELFGHRISQKRRRDKQKQISSDALVKNLAELKVGQPIVHLDHGVAKYQGLETLDTGGLIAEYLKLEYSGGDKLYVPVSSLHLISRYSVGPDEEANLNKLGNETWAKAKKKAVEKIRDVAVELLDVYARRQARPGEACKIDEQEYAQFSNSFPFEETVDQETSINAVITDMCSPIAMDRLVCGDVGFGKTEVAMRAAFVAVNDGKQVAILVPTTLLAQQHYENFKDRFADWPVKVEVVSRFKTAKEQKIVMGELSDGKVDIIIGTHKLLHSEGEFDNLGLLIIDEEHRFGVRQKEKIKTLRANVDILTLTATPIPRTLNMAMSGMRDLSIIATPPAKRLAVKTFIREYDLSTIREALLREILRGGQVYFLHNSVETIEKRANEISELLPEARVVTAHGQMRERELEKVMSDFYHQKFNVLVCTTIIETGIDVPSANTIVIERADHFGLAQLHQLRGRVGRSHHQAYAYMMTPHPKRMTADARKRLEAIGALEDLGAGFMLATQDLEIRGAGELLGDEQSGHISKIGFTLYMEMLEDAVKSLKEGKEPSLGQMLRHQCEIDLRIPALLPDDFVHDVNIRLSLYKRIANCDSEQALDELKVELIDRFGMLPSATKNLMELTLYKHQATVLGIKKLEMHAKGGSLEFNDDHCVDPGFIIGLLQSQPQNYRMDGPSKLKFLIPAESHTDRLALVKLLLGQLSQHRLGE
- a CDS encoding lipoprotein-releasing ABC transporter permease subunit translates to MNLALSSHIGFRYWRARKANGFASFITFFAVSGILLGVAALIIVSSVMNGLEGQLKQRILGAIPQLTVHSATPLDDWQSEVEALKTLKGVQGATPSISTQAMVQSHSNISAIELYGIYPSYEHALLKTMQRSFNGSFEQLESGKYRVVLGSELARRLDVSVGERVRLLSGEGVVYSPLGPVPSQRKFVVAGVFEMGSQVDANLAYIHFEDAQRLMRQTPGEIKQLRLYLQDPFNAAKLRPDVVLLFKAKQIDVTTTDWRESYGHLFGAVKMEKNMMSLMLSLIIAVAAFNIVSALVMMVVDKTADVAVLKTQGLSTFDVMGIFMIQGSLNAIIGLICGLAIGIGLTLNLNSILNSLGVSILGAGQSLPVELVWGQMGWIVIGTLAISFMATVYPALRAAAVQPATALRYE
- the lolD gene encoding lipoprotein-releasing ABC transporter ATP-binding protein LolD, with translation MQERLLTVKNVSKRYTEGSVDTQVLNAVNLDVFKGEQLAIVGTSGSGKSTLLHIMGTLDRPSSGQVTLLGEDLYELTSKRQSQIRNQDLGFIYQFHHLLPEFTALENVAMPALIQGVNRELAHQEARTLLERVGLGHRLSHAPSEMSGGERQRTAIARALINKPKLVLADEPTGNLDASSGEAVYELIQELATQFGTAFVVVTHDTKLAARMDRQLQMKDGFLLSPDEDKFKSEAS
- the lolE gene encoding lipoprotein-releasing ABC transporter permease subunit LolE, with the translated sequence MSQLLSIWVGWRFYLARQSNSFISFISFASTAGIALGVAVLIVVLSAMNGFERELEERLLGVVAHAELSGVNAPVQNWQGIADDAAKIPGIIAAAPFIRLQGLVQKPGGFQGLSVLGIDTEQEQKVSIISKFMSSSAWTKLSESNQNNIVLGKGLAEALGIDVGDSLSLYMPDIQAANSNTSRIGTAKSYRFVVAGVFELGGELDLSTAYVPMEYAASILKMEEGVSGVRVKVDKVFEAPRLIRELGYSQQQYLYLSDWTRTQGNLYQDIQLVRVVMYLVLALVIAVACFNIVSTLVMAVRDKQSEIAILLTMGMKRASIMMIFIVQGALNGLLGCLLGGVFGVLVAENLSKIASSIESLLGIKFLSADVYFIDFLPSQLNMADVFTVLILAFVMSLLSTIYPAWKASKTQPAMALAGR
- a CDS encoding DUF2062 domain-containing protein; protein product: MPKKIIERFMPKPETLRNHKHLQMFGKLLHKANLWTLNRRSAPAAFAVGLFVAWMPMPFQMVLAAALAIVFNCNLPLAVALVWITNPITMPFMFYAAYMLGAKILSHPPQEFAFEATWQWVEASVFTIGPPFLLGCLVLGTIFAVCGYLLIKALWKYSILFKWKSRNQH